In Streptomyces sp. NBC_00569, a single genomic region encodes these proteins:
- a CDS encoding ferritin-like domain-containing protein produces MITRGYEAWLRDFEDERERRAAAPEPAWEQGARVHPAIWRSVRRFQVGESGDGANLIAKADRAGDAPYARAVRLFVAEEQNHARLLGLLLGAGGVPQLTSHWSDTVFVRLRRLLGLRLELLVLMVAEVVALRYYRALRDGTGDALTTRVAGAILADEVRHVPFHCERLREAFARMPRPLGRLVLLGWRALLLAAALVVACDHGSALRGFGVGRVRFVRDVTASAGPVVRSILDRAV; encoded by the coding sequence ATGATCACCAGGGGGTACGAGGCATGGCTGCGCGACTTCGAGGACGAGCGGGAGCGCCGGGCCGCGGCACCGGAGCCCGCCTGGGAGCAAGGCGCGCGGGTGCATCCCGCGATCTGGCGGAGCGTGCGGCGCTTCCAGGTCGGCGAGAGCGGTGACGGGGCGAACCTGATCGCCAAGGCCGACCGGGCGGGCGACGCGCCGTACGCGCGCGCCGTACGGCTCTTCGTGGCCGAGGAGCAGAACCACGCCCGGCTGCTCGGGCTGCTGCTCGGCGCCGGCGGGGTGCCGCAGCTCACCTCGCACTGGAGCGACACCGTCTTCGTCCGGCTGCGCCGGCTTCTCGGGCTGCGGCTCGAACTCCTGGTCCTGATGGTCGCCGAGGTCGTGGCGCTGCGTTATTACCGCGCGCTGCGCGACGGCACCGGCGACGCGCTCACGACGCGGGTGGCCGGGGCGATCCTCGCCGACGAGGTGCGGCATGTGCCGTTCCACTGCGAGCGGCTGCGCGAGGCCTTCGCGCGGATGCCACGCCCGTTGGGGCGCCTGGTGCTCCTGGGGTGGCGGGCGCTGCTCCTCGCCGCGGCGCTCGTCGTCGCCTGCGACCACGGCTCGGCACTGCGCGGGTTCGGGGTGGGACGGGTGCGGTTCGTCCGTGACGTGACCGCTTCGGCGGGGCCCGTGGTGCGCTCGATCCTCGATCGCGCGGTGTGA
- a CDS encoding NTP pyrophosphohydrolase, giving the protein MTMLLIVDGANVVGSVPDGWWRDRRGAAERLRDSLVAHAEREDVDIVLVVEGAARGVGSVPGVRVESAAGSGDDRVVELVAAAGGPCTVVTADRELRRRVGELGATCVGPRTVRPA; this is encoded by the coding sequence ATGACCATGCTGCTGATCGTCGACGGTGCCAATGTCGTCGGTTCGGTTCCCGACGGGTGGTGGCGCGACCGGCGGGGCGCGGCCGAACGGCTGCGGGACAGTCTGGTGGCCCACGCCGAGCGCGAGGACGTCGACATCGTGCTCGTCGTCGAGGGCGCGGCGCGCGGGGTGGGGTCGGTGCCGGGCGTACGGGTCGAATCGGCGGCGGGAAGCGGCGACGACCGCGTCGTGGAACTGGTCGCCGCCGCCGGAGGGCCGTGCACCGTGGTGACCGCCGACCGTGAACTGCGTCGCCGCGTGGGCGAGTTGGGTGCCACCTGCGTGGGACCCCGGACGGTGCGGCCCGCGTGA
- a CDS encoding bifunctional glycosyltransferase/CDP-glycerol:glycerophosphate glycerophosphotransferase: MFDPVYDVAVVVPVFNVERYLQECLDSLARQTIFDRCQVILVDNGSSDSSPAIAAGFAAQHQNVWAFVHPTGKAGGARNAGMDLVSSRYITFCDSDDVLPEDALEVMWRTAVKERVPLTIGRMETFPEATNWPWLRYFGANVQVHPGIENIPEMIHGGSACHKLFDVEFIRANNIRFREGVHFEDAFFSVPAMLLADRIAMVPSTVYQYRKRAAEDSTMDKLWERKANYWDHLLLEEYLMTLRHRLSGHRQEVLNRFLVRSYQGFALRAPQVMEEQELFQLFTRARAVYTQLTPDAVMTSTHDTRHRVPFLAMYMNWFELFARREQAITGVYGRAGDLYLDLSVPSALLPLTKVSSTSVHVERIQEDPESDGIVVAGRFVLNGLPMNRPMRNPMQLWPETSGQMVTARQVWRSDLKATRDDLEWGGFEAVVPVGAIKDGEFPLKLVFCTSGRDVSRPCMTTTAMLRSARGMNVGGRWVLPMSKGKDNAVLLVREVQGKGRGADKDWEEFLQGMDEDQKKRKAPFWRARAIRRATLRFFRRKEIWLIAERRDTAQDNSLHLFRYLRTHERRRKAYYVIDKASADRAKLKRLGNVVAHSSWKHKLLMLHASLLINAYDIDSYMLPDGWDRGQYLKHLNWRVGAKRVFLQHGVTDEDGSKALHRNRTGVDLVFATSDREAQYFSEHMHYGEQAKALGFPRFDALQPDRGGRRILLMPTWRKYLTIPSYLQQEGADQDAVNEIFRESAYRDFVVRLLRDPKLMEALEYYDYTLDFLPHYEMRNMIDGVVPDHPRVQRLDQTKVSVQTALRQCDLFITDWSSVHFDMAYLGTPLVYARFDPDEYWAKHARKGYFEAEHDGFGPVCGNVDEVVTEVIRYLGNGCAREPEYDRRARAFFAFEDRDNCVRATAAIAELAASDG; this comes from the coding sequence GTGTTCGATCCCGTCTACGACGTCGCCGTCGTCGTCCCCGTCTTCAACGTGGAGAGATATCTCCAGGAGTGCCTGGACTCGCTGGCGCGCCAGACGATATTCGACCGCTGCCAGGTGATTCTCGTCGACAACGGCAGCAGCGACAGCTCGCCTGCCATCGCCGCGGGATTCGCCGCCCAGCACCAGAACGTATGGGCGTTCGTCCACCCCACGGGGAAGGCCGGCGGCGCCCGTAACGCGGGAATGGACCTGGTCAGTTCCCGTTACATCACGTTCTGCGACTCCGACGACGTACTGCCCGAGGACGCCCTCGAAGTCATGTGGCGGACCGCGGTGAAGGAGCGCGTGCCGCTCACCATCGGACGTATGGAGACGTTCCCGGAGGCGACCAACTGGCCCTGGCTCCGCTACTTCGGGGCGAATGTCCAGGTGCATCCCGGTATCGAGAACATTCCGGAGATGATTCACGGCGGAAGCGCCTGCCACAAACTCTTCGACGTCGAGTTCATCCGCGCGAACAACATCCGGTTCCGCGAAGGCGTGCACTTCGAGGACGCGTTCTTCTCGGTTCCCGCCATGCTGCTCGCGGACCGCATCGCGATGGTGCCCAGCACGGTCTACCAGTACCGCAAGCGCGCCGCCGAGGACTCCACGATGGACAAGCTGTGGGAGCGCAAGGCGAACTACTGGGACCACCTCCTGCTGGAGGAGTACCTGATGACGCTCCGCCACCGCCTCTCCGGCCACCGGCAGGAGGTCCTCAACCGGTTCCTGGTGCGCAGCTACCAGGGCTTCGCCCTGCGCGCGCCGCAGGTCATGGAGGAGCAGGAGCTGTTCCAGCTCTTCACGCGGGCCCGCGCCGTCTACACCCAGCTGACGCCCGACGCGGTCATGACGTCCACCCACGACACCCGCCACCGGGTCCCGTTCCTCGCGATGTACATGAACTGGTTCGAGCTCTTCGCCCGCCGGGAGCAGGCGATCACCGGTGTGTACGGGCGGGCCGGTGACCTCTACCTCGACCTCTCGGTGCCGAGCGCGCTGCTCCCGCTGACCAAGGTCTCCTCCACCAGCGTGCACGTGGAACGCATCCAGGAGGACCCCGAGTCCGACGGGATCGTCGTGGCCGGCCGCTTCGTGCTCAACGGACTGCCGATGAACCGGCCCATGCGCAACCCCATGCAGCTGTGGCCGGAGACGAGCGGCCAGATGGTGACCGCGCGGCAGGTGTGGCGCAGCGACCTGAAGGCGACCCGTGACGATCTCGAATGGGGCGGATTCGAGGCGGTGGTCCCCGTAGGGGCCATCAAGGACGGCGAGTTCCCGCTGAAGCTGGTGTTCTGCACCTCCGGTCGTGACGTCTCCCGCCCGTGCATGACCACCACCGCGATGCTGCGCAGCGCCCGCGGCATGAACGTCGGGGGCCGCTGGGTCCTGCCGATGTCGAAGGGCAAGGACAACGCCGTTCTGCTCGTCCGGGAGGTCCAGGGCAAGGGAAGGGGAGCCGACAAGGACTGGGAGGAGTTCCTCCAGGGCATGGACGAGGACCAGAAGAAGCGCAAGGCGCCCTTCTGGCGGGCCCGCGCCATCCGGCGCGCCACGCTCAGGTTCTTCCGCCGCAAGGAGATCTGGCTGATCGCCGAGCGCAGGGACACCGCACAGGACAACAGCCTGCACCTGTTCAGGTACCTGCGTACGCACGAGCGCCGCCGCAAGGCGTACTACGTCATCGACAAGGCGAGCGCGGACCGGGCCAAGCTGAAGCGCCTGGGGAACGTGGTGGCCCACAGCTCGTGGAAGCACAAGCTGCTGATGCTGCACGCGTCGCTGCTGATCAACGCCTATGACATCGACTCGTACATGCTCCCCGACGGCTGGGACCGCGGGCAGTACCTCAAGCACCTCAACTGGCGCGTGGGCGCCAAGCGGGTCTTCCTCCAGCACGGAGTCACCGACGAGGACGGCAGCAAGGCCCTGCACCGCAACAGGACCGGCGTGGACCTGGTGTTCGCCACCAGTGACCGGGAAGCCCAGTACTTCTCCGAGCACATGCACTACGGCGAGCAGGCGAAGGCGCTCGGCTTCCCGCGCTTCGACGCGCTCCAGCCGGACCGCGGCGGCCGCCGCATCCTCCTCATGCCCACCTGGCGCAAGTACCTGACGATCCCCTCCTACCTCCAGCAGGAGGGCGCCGACCAGGACGCCGTCAACGAGATCTTCCGCGAGTCGGCCTACCGGGACTTCGTGGTACGGCTGCTGCGCGACCCGAAGCTGATGGAGGCGCTGGAGTACTACGACTACACGCTCGACTTCCTGCCGCACTACGAGATGCGGAACATGATCGACGGAGTCGTCCCGGACCACCCCCGGGTGCAGCGCCTGGACCAGACGAAGGTCAGCGTCCAGACAGCCCTGCGCCAGTGCGACCTGTTCATCACGGACTGGTCCTCGGTCCACTTCGACATGGCCTACCTCGGCACGCCGCTCGTCTACGCCCGGTTCGACCCGGACGAGTACTGGGCGAAGCACGCCAGGAAGGGCTACTTCGAGGCGGAGCACGACGGGTTCGGGCCGGTGTGCGGCAATGTCGACGAGGTCGTGACCGAAGTGATCCGCTACCTCGGCAACGGGTGCGCGCGCGAGCCGGAGTACGACCGCAGGGCGCGGGCGTTCTTCGCCTTCGAGGACCGCGACAACTGCGTTCGCGCGACGGCCGCGATCGCGGAGCTCGCGGCGTCGGACGGCTAG
- a CDS encoding ribonuclease D — protein MTDAQETAADSSLRTTGGAPPDDGGSVAEVPIPLLEPREGIPPVIADEESLAQVVAAFAAGTGPVAVDAERASGYRYGQRAYLVQLRREGAGSALIDPVACPDLSALGDAIADAECVLHAATQDLPCLREIGMVPGHLFDTELAGRLAGFPRVGLGAMVENVLGYVLEKGHSAVDWSTRPLPDPWLRYAALDVELLVDLRDSLEKELDRQGKLDWAHQEFDAIASAPPAPPRKDPWRRTSGMHKVRRRRQMAVVRELWTARDRIAQRRDVSPGKVLGDGAIVEAALALPANVHALAALPGFGHRTGRRQLEQWQAAVDRAKELPDAELPQPGAPLAGPPPPRAWADKDPVAAARLSAARASVSSLAERLTMPQENLITPDTVRRVCWEPPGDRSEAAVAEALRGYGARLWQIEQVTPLLTAALKQTA, from the coding sequence GTGACCGACGCCCAAGAGACCGCAGCAGACAGTTCACTGCGAACCACCGGGGGCGCACCCCCGGACGACGGCGGCTCTGTTGCGGAGGTGCCGATCCCCCTGCTCGAGCCGCGCGAGGGCATCCCGCCGGTGATCGCCGACGAGGAGTCCCTGGCCCAGGTGGTCGCGGCCTTCGCCGCGGGCACCGGGCCCGTGGCCGTCGACGCCGAGCGCGCCTCCGGCTACCGCTACGGGCAGCGCGCCTACCTGGTGCAGCTGCGCCGCGAGGGCGCGGGCTCCGCGCTCATCGACCCCGTCGCGTGCCCCGACCTGTCCGCTCTCGGCGACGCGATCGCCGACGCCGAGTGCGTGCTGCACGCCGCGACGCAGGACCTGCCGTGCCTGCGCGAAATAGGTATGGTCCCCGGCCACCTCTTCGACACCGAGCTCGCCGGGCGCCTGGCCGGCTTCCCGCGCGTGGGGCTCGGCGCGATGGTGGAGAACGTCCTCGGCTACGTCCTGGAGAAGGGCCACTCCGCCGTCGACTGGTCGACGCGGCCGCTGCCCGACCCGTGGCTGCGCTACGCCGCGCTGGACGTGGAGCTCCTCGTGGACCTGCGGGACTCGCTGGAGAAGGAGCTCGACCGGCAGGGAAAGCTGGACTGGGCGCACCAGGAGTTCGACGCCATCGCCTCGGCTCCGCCCGCGCCGCCCCGCAAGGACCCGTGGCGGCGCACGTCCGGGATGCACAAGGTGCGGCGCCGTCGGCAGATGGCCGTCGTACGGGAGCTGTGGACCGCGCGGGACCGGATCGCGCAGCGTCGTGACGTGTCGCCGGGCAAGGTGCTCGGGGACGGCGCGATCGTCGAGGCGGCGCTTGCCCTTCCCGCGAATGTGCACGCGCTGGCCGCGCTGCCCGGTTTCGGGCACCGTACGGGCCGGCGTCAGCTGGAGCAGTGGCAGGCGGCCGTGGACCGGGCGAAGGAGCTGCCCGACGCGGAGCTGCCGCAGCCCGGGGCCCCGCTCGCCGGGCCTCCTCCCCCGCGGGCCTGGGCCGACAAGGACCCCGTCGCCGCGGCACGGCTCTCCGCCGCGCGGGCCTCGGTGTCGTCGCTGGCCGAGAGGCTGACCATGCCGCAGGAGAACCTGATCACGCCGGACACGGTCCGCCGCGTGTGCTGGGAGCCCCCGGGCGACCGCTCCGAGGCGGCGGTGGCCGAGGCGCTGCGCGGGTACGGGGCGCGGCTCTGGCAGATCGAGCAGGTCACGCCGCTGCTCACCGCGGCACTGAAGCAGACCGCCTGA
- a CDS encoding thiolase family protein, producing MPRTVRDVVFVDGVRTPFGKAGPKGIYHETRADDLVVKAIRELLRRNPALDPAKIDEVAIAATTQIGDQGLTLGRTAGILAGLPQSVPGYSIDRMCAGALTAVTATAGSIAFGAYDAVIAGGVEHMGRHPMGEGVDPNPRFVSEKLVDESALFMGMTAENLHDRYPQITKQRADEYAVRSQEKAAKAYANGKIQQDLVPVSVRNTNPDVGETGWGLVTADEPMRPGTTLENLSGLKTPFRVHGRVTAGNAAGLNDGATASIIASEDFAREHNLPVKMRLVSYAFTGVEPEVMGYGPIPATEKALAKAGLSIEDINLFEINEAFAVQVLAFLDHYGIADDDARVNQYGGAIAFGHPLASSGVRLMTQLARQFEEQPEVRYGLTTMCVGFGMGATVIWENPHHKDAGGDK from the coding sequence GTGCCTCGTACCGTCAGGGACGTCGTCTTCGTCGACGGCGTCCGCACCCCGTTCGGCAAGGCGGGCCCGAAGGGCATCTACCACGAGACCCGCGCCGACGATCTCGTCGTGAAGGCCATCAGGGAGCTGCTGCGCCGCAACCCGGCCCTCGACCCGGCGAAGATCGACGAGGTCGCCATCGCCGCGACCACGCAGATCGGCGACCAGGGCCTGACCCTCGGCCGCACCGCCGGCATCCTCGCGGGCCTCCCGCAGTCCGTGCCCGGCTACTCCATCGACCGCATGTGCGCCGGCGCGCTGACCGCCGTCACCGCCACCGCGGGCTCCATCGCCTTCGGCGCGTACGACGCCGTCATCGCCGGCGGTGTCGAGCACATGGGCCGCCACCCGATGGGCGAGGGCGTCGACCCGAACCCGCGCTTCGTGTCGGAGAAGCTCGTCGACGAGTCCGCCCTGTTCATGGGCATGACCGCCGAGAACCTGCACGACCGCTACCCGCAGATCACCAAGCAGCGCGCCGACGAGTACGCCGTGCGCTCGCAGGAGAAGGCGGCGAAGGCGTACGCGAACGGGAAGATCCAGCAGGACCTGGTCCCGGTCTCCGTGCGCAACACCAACCCGGACGTCGGCGAGACCGGCTGGGGCCTGGTCACCGCCGACGAGCCGATGCGCCCGGGCACCACGCTGGAGAACCTGTCCGGCCTCAAGACGCCGTTCCGCGTGCACGGCCGCGTCACCGCGGGCAACGCCGCCGGTCTGAACGACGGTGCGACCGCGTCGATCATCGCGTCCGAGGACTTCGCCCGCGAGCACAACCTCCCGGTCAAGATGCGCCTGGTCTCCTACGCCTTCACCGGCGTCGAGCCCGAGGTCATGGGCTACGGCCCCATCCCGGCGACGGAGAAGGCCCTCGCCAAGGCCGGTCTGTCGATCGAGGACATCAACCTCTTCGAGATCAACGAGGCCTTCGCCGTCCAGGTCCTCGCCTTCCTGGACCACTACGGCATCGCCGACGACGACGCGCGCGTCAACCAGTACGGCGGCGCCATCGCGTTCGGTCACCCGCTGGCCTCCTCCGGTGTGCGCCTGATGACGCAGCTTGCCCGCCAGTTCGAGGAGCAGCCCGAGGTCCGCTACGGCCTGACGACGATGTGCGTCGGCTTCGGCATGGGCGCCACGGTCATCTGGGAGAACCCGCACCACAAGGACGCCGGAGGCGACAAGTGA
- a CDS encoding 3-hydroxyacyl-CoA dehydrogenase NAD-binding domain-containing protein, with translation MSTTTAELLKGAAELFPDEVVTSANVRHLDLPFGAGRFALITLDNGFDHTKPTTFGPASLANLNAAIDQVEKEAADGTIVGAGITGKPFIFAVGADLKGVELLKKHDDALAIGKGGHEVFKRLSGLAVPTFAYYNGAAMGGGVEVGLHCTYRTVSKALPAFSLPEVFLGLVPGWGGCALLPNLIGADKAVSVIIENSLNQNRQLKGKQVFDLGIADAIFEGADFLEQSLIWTANVLKGDVAVERAEVDRGDAWDEAVARGKFIADSKVHGAAPAAYRALDIIAAAKDGNLQAGFDAEDKALADLIMGGELRAGIYSFNLVQKRGKRPAGAPDKSLARPVTKVGVVGAGLMASQLALLFLRRLEVPVVLTDIDQERVDKGVGYVHAEIEKLLGKGRINQDKANRLKALVSGVLDKAEGFSDADFIIEAVFEEIGVKQQVFAEVEAVAPAHAILATNTSSLSVTEMASKLKHPERVVGFHFFNPVAILPLLEIVRGEQTDDASLATAFGVAKRLKKTAVLVKDAPAFVVNRILTRFMGEIQNVIDEGTPVEVAEKAVEPLGLPMSPLVLLELVGPAIGLHVSETLNRAFPERFTVSPNLAAVVKAGKRGFYVYDSGKPELDPEVAALLEQGDVVLTEEQVRDRVLDAVAQEIGLMLDEGVVAEAQDIDLCLITGAGWPFHLGGITAYLDREGVSERVTGKRFLAQGVASVPA, from the coding sequence GTGAGCACCACCACCGCTGAGCTCTTGAAGGGCGCCGCCGAGCTGTTCCCGGACGAGGTCGTCACGTCGGCGAACGTACGCCACCTCGACCTGCCGTTCGGCGCGGGCCGGTTCGCGCTGATCACGCTCGACAACGGCTTCGACCACACCAAGCCGACCACCTTCGGCCCGGCCTCGCTCGCGAACCTGAACGCCGCGATCGACCAGGTCGAGAAGGAGGCGGCCGACGGCACGATCGTCGGCGCCGGCATCACCGGCAAGCCGTTCATCTTCGCCGTCGGCGCCGACCTCAAGGGCGTCGAGCTCCTCAAGAAGCACGACGACGCGCTGGCCATCGGCAAGGGCGGCCACGAGGTCTTCAAGCGCCTCTCGGGCCTCGCCGTGCCGACGTTCGCGTACTACAACGGCGCGGCCATGGGCGGCGGTGTCGAGGTCGGTCTGCACTGCACCTACCGCACCGTCTCCAAGGCGCTGCCCGCGTTCTCGCTCCCCGAGGTCTTCCTCGGTCTGGTCCCGGGCTGGGGCGGCTGCGCGCTGCTCCCGAACCTGATCGGCGCCGACAAGGCCGTCTCGGTCATCATCGAGAACTCGCTCAACCAGAACCGCCAGCTCAAGGGCAAGCAGGTCTTCGACCTCGGCATCGCGGACGCGATCTTCGAGGGCGCCGACTTCCTGGAGCAGTCGCTGATCTGGACGGCGAACGTCCTCAAGGGCGACGTGGCCGTCGAGCGCGCCGAGGTCGACCGCGGCGACGCGTGGGACGAGGCCGTCGCGCGCGGCAAGTTCATCGCCGACAGCAAGGTGCACGGCGCCGCCCCGGCCGCGTACCGCGCCCTCGACATCATCGCCGCCGCGAAGGACGGGAACCTGCAGGCCGGGTTCGACGCCGAGGACAAGGCGCTCGCCGACCTGATCATGGGTGGCGAACTGCGTGCGGGTATCTACTCGTTCAACCTCGTCCAGAAGCGCGGCAAGCGCCCGGCGGGTGCGCCGGACAAGTCGCTCGCGCGTCCGGTCACCAAGGTCGGCGTCGTGGGCGCGGGCCTGATGGCCTCGCAGCTCGCGCTGCTCTTCCTGCGCCGCCTCGAGGTGCCGGTCGTCCTGACCGACATCGACCAGGAGCGCGTCGACAAGGGTGTGGGCTACGTCCACGCCGAGATCGAGAAGCTGCTCGGCAAGGGCCGCATCAACCAGGACAAGGCCAACCGCCTCAAGGCGCTGGTGAGCGGCGTCCTGGACAAGGCCGAGGGCTTCTCCGACGCGGACTTCATCATCGAGGCCGTCTTCGAGGAGATCGGCGTCAAGCAGCAGGTGTTCGCGGAGGTCGAGGCGGTCGCCCCGGCGCACGCGATCCTCGCCACCAACACCTCGTCCCTCTCGGTCACCGAGATGGCGTCGAAGCTGAAGCACCCCGAGCGGGTCGTCGGCTTCCACTTCTTCAACCCGGTCGCGATCCTCCCGCTCCTGGAGATCGTCCGCGGCGAGCAGACCGACGACGCCTCGCTGGCCACGGCCTTCGGTGTCGCCAAGAGGCTGAAGAAGACCGCGGTTCTGGTGAAGGACGCCCCCGCGTTCGTCGTGAACCGCATCCTCACCCGCTTCATGGGCGAGATCCAGAACGTCATCGACGAGGGCACCCCGGTCGAGGTCGCCGAGAAGGCCGTCGAGCCGCTCGGCCTGCCGATGTCCCCGCTGGTGCTCCTGGAGCTGGTCGGTCCCGCGATCGGCCTGCACGTCTCGGAGACCCTGAACCGCGCCTTCCCGGAGCGCTTCACGGTGTCCCCGAACCTCGCGGCGGTCGTCAAGGCCGGCAAGCGTGGCTTCTACGTGTACGACTCCGGGAAGCCGGAGCTCGACCCCGAGGTCGCCGCGCTCCTCGAGCAGGGCGATGTCGTCCTGACGGAGGAGCAGGTCCGTGACCGCGTGCTCGACGCGGTGGCGCAGGAGATCGGCCTCATGCTCGACGAGGGCGTCGTCGCCGAGGCCCAGGACATCGACCTGTGCCTGATCACCGGCGCCGGCTGGCCCTTCCACCTGGGCGGCATCACCGCGTACCTGGACCGTGAGGGCGTCAGCGAGCGGGTGACCGGCAAGCGGTTCCTGGCGCAGGGCGTGGCCAGCGTTCCGGCGTAA
- a CDS encoding glycosyltransferase family 2 protein — translation MSQAGRDVTVVVPFRDVQNFFSEFLASVAAQTAFSRAHVILVDNGSTDHSVGIASEFAALYPNVDLVAQPHGRAGDARNTGMDMAATPYIVFWDADDIVPERSLEVLRNTIVKTRATVVVGREKQVPKPVKAPWHKYFGKNVKTVDSVVDIPDLIHSASCWNKIFDLDLLRSQGIRFGTATAFEDAYVSIPALLLAERISLVDSPVYEYRRRGDGTSVMDTLWDLPQNYADQLVMLEYLAAMREQLTPYQQETLERFLIRSMQGFLLRAPRVLSESECRQLFERCRALYWGITSESIARSTNDTRHRLPYLALHFGDFDLFYRPAAVLGPIFGREADLYVDYPGTSWALPLTKVTSVPARIEGISAGDGGSAVVHGRFSVNGIPDELLEKIELQVWFERSGKTLPAVNHGQVHDQAGQGGAAFSVTLDPREFPAGTFPVRLVLCTRGRNVSRPCGVSPGVVQQPPVAGFHGLTRIAAEGSDARLVIESTQA, via the coding sequence ATGTCTCAAGCCGGCCGTGACGTGACCGTCGTCGTGCCGTTCCGCGATGTCCAGAATTTCTTCTCCGAATTCCTGGCCTCGGTGGCGGCACAGACGGCCTTCTCGCGTGCACACGTGATACTCGTCGACAACGGCAGCACCGATCACTCGGTGGGTATCGCGAGTGAGTTCGCCGCTCTGTATCCCAACGTCGACCTGGTCGCGCAGCCGCACGGAAGAGCCGGCGACGCGCGGAACACGGGTATGGACATGGCCGCGACGCCGTACATCGTCTTCTGGGACGCCGACGACATCGTTCCCGAGCGGTCCCTGGAAGTTCTGCGGAACACCATCGTCAAGACCCGGGCCACTGTCGTCGTGGGCCGCGAGAAGCAGGTCCCGAAGCCCGTCAAGGCGCCGTGGCACAAGTACTTCGGCAAGAACGTCAAGACGGTGGACAGCGTCGTCGACATCCCCGACCTGATCCACTCGGCGTCCTGCTGGAACAAGATCTTCGACCTCGACCTGCTGCGCTCCCAGGGCATCCGGTTCGGCACCGCCACGGCCTTCGAGGACGCCTACGTGTCGATCCCCGCTCTGCTCCTGGCCGAGCGCATCTCGCTGGTCGACTCCCCCGTCTACGAGTACCGCAGGCGCGGCGACGGCACGTCCGTCATGGACACCCTCTGGGACCTCCCGCAGAACTACGCCGACCAGCTGGTGATGCTGGAGTACCTCGCGGCGATGCGCGAGCAGCTGACGCCGTACCAGCAGGAGACGCTGGAGAGGTTCCTCATCCGCAGCATGCAGGGCTTCCTGCTGCGGGCCCCGCGGGTCCTCAGCGAATCCGAGTGCCGGCAGCTCTTCGAGCGGTGCCGCGCGCTGTACTGGGGCATCACCTCCGAGTCCATCGCCCGCAGCACGAACGACACCCGGCACCGGCTTCCCTATCTCGCGCTGCACTTCGGGGACTTCGACCTCTTCTACCGCCCGGCCGCCGTCCTCGGCCCGATCTTCGGTCGTGAGGCGGACCTCTACGTCGACTACCCGGGCACGTCCTGGGCGCTGCCGCTCACGAAGGTCACCTCGGTTCCGGCCCGCATCGAGGGAATCTCCGCCGGCGACGGCGGGAGCGCGGTCGTCCACGGGCGGTTCTCGGTGAACGGGATTCCCGACGAACTGCTGGAGAAGATCGAACTGCAGGTCTGGTTCGAGCGGAGCGGCAAGACCCTTCCGGCGGTGAACCACGGGCAGGTCCACGACCAGGCCGGTCAGGGGGGAGCCGCCTTCAGCGTCACCCTCGACCCCCGGGAGTTCCCGGCCGGCACCTTCCCCGTACGGCTGGTGCTGTGCACCCGGGGCAGGAACGTCTCGCGGCCGTGCGGTGTGTCCCCGGGCGTTGTCCAGCAGCCCCCGGTGGCCGGTTTCCACGGCCTGACGCGCATCGCCGCCGAGGGCTCGGACGCCCGCCTCGTCATCGAGTCCACGCAAGCCTGA